One Stenotrophomonas maltophilia R551-3 genomic window, CGGGCTGGGCGACTCGCCCGGCTCCACACGGCCATAGATCCAGGCATAACCAGGACCGGTCATCGACTGCCCTTCGTTGTGCCCCTGGTAGTACATGTTGTCGATACCGGCAGTCAGCTCGTGATCGCCAAGGCGATACTGCAGATCGATCCGGAGGCCGCGCGTCTTGCTGCCGGCGTCGTCGGCCTTCTGGTAGAGCTCCGGCTGGTCATTGCGGATGGGGCGACCACCCGTGATGGACGGATCCTGGGTACCCGGGCTGCTCAGATAGGGATTGAGGGAGTTGGCCGGATTGGACTCCAGATTGCTCTGCTTGCTGCGACCCCAGACTGCACTCAGGGTCAGATCGTTGGTCAGGTAGCCGGTGTACTTGAAGATGTCGTAGTCGTCCTTGACCTTCGTGGTGTTCGGGAAGGTTCCGGTGCGATCACCCTCGCTCAGGTCGTCGTAATCGAACGAACGGTAGTAGCCCCCGTCACGGTCGGTATTCTGCACACGGGTGTATTCCAGCGTATTGCTGTCGTTGATGTTCCAGTCGATCTTGCCGTAGAACTTCGGCGAATCGATGGTGTAGTGGTTGCGGACCTGCTGCGAGGCAGCCTCACTGTTGGTCGACACACCCTCAACGCGATCCTTCTCCGCAGCCAGGTGGATGAACAAGCGATCTTCGATCAACGGGCCACTGGCATAGCCGCTGTAGGTGGTACGGGTCGCCACATCATCCTTGCGGTAGCGGTACAGCTTGCCGGCCAGCGCGTCATCCGTATAGGAATAGCGGTCGGGCAGCTGGCGGTTCGGATACATCACAGTAGCGGCCGACGCGGCCAGCGAGTCCGGCGACCAGGTCGTCTGCACGCCGAAGTGCCATTCATTGGTGCCGCGCTTGCCGAGCTGGTTGATGACGCCACCGGTGGATCGGCCATAGCTGGCGCTGTAGCCACCCATGTAGGTTTCCTGCTGGTCGATCGAGCCGTACGGCAGGCTGACGCCGCCCAGGTTGTTGAGCGGGTTGGACGCATTGAAACCGTTGAGGTAGTACGCATTCTCCGTGACGCTGGAGCCGCCGAATGACAGTACCGAACGCGAGCCGTTGGTGAAGGCGCCACTGCCCTGGACCACGCCTGGCGCCAACAACGCGATCGCTTCGGCGCTGCGGCCCAGCGGCAATACATCCAGTTGCTCGGAGGTGACCACCGACTTGGACACCGTATTGCTGACGTCGATCTTCGGTACATTGGCAGCGACTACGTTCACCGTACCCAGCGTGGTGGCTCCGGACGCGCCGCCGCCAAACGACACTTCAGTACCGCCACCCACCCTCAGCAACACGTTCTCGCGGCGCTCGACGGTCTGGCCATCGCGCTGCTGGGTAATCGTGTACTTGCCTACCGGCAACGAGCCGAGGTTGTAGCGGCCATTGCTGTCGACGGTCGCCGAGCGCGTCAGGCCGGAGTCGCTCTGCACGACAATGGTGGCGCCGGCGGGGGCGTTGCCGAACAGCGAGCCGGTGGTGCTCTGCGCAGCAGCGGCGCCGATGAATGAGGTCAGAACGACTGCGAGGGCGGTGCGCTTCAACCGTGCGACGTTGGTGCGGCTGGTCATGAAGTTTCCTTGATTCAGTGAGATCAGGCGTCTGTGGCAATTGCGCTGCAGCGAGGCGAAGGCTTCACGACAGCTGAACCCGATCTTAATTTCATCAATCAAACATATGCAATGGCAGATGAACGAACGTAACCATTTGATCCTGAAAGACAAATTTCGACACAATAGTGAAAATTTCTCATATTTCATTTACCTTTCAGTCACTTGCGGTCACTTCTGTCCTATTTGACTCGCCCGCACGCGCCCTGTGTCAGGAGATGCCGGATTAACGGTAGACGTGTTATCGCTGGTACTTCACCCGCTGCGGAGCGCCGCTCATGGCACACAAGAACACGATCTGTGTCTGGTACGACAACGGCGCGCTCGAGGCCGCCACCTTCTACTCCGGCCTCCTGCCCGACAGCGCGGTGACCGCCGTGCATCACGCCCCGGGCGACTACCCGGACGGCAAGGAAGGCAACGTGCTGACCGTCGAATTCACCGTCTGCGGCATCCCCTGCGTCGGCCTCAACGGCGGCACCGCGTTCACGCACAGCGAAGCGTTCTCCTTCCAGATCCAGACCGAGGACCAGGCCGAGACCGACCGCCTGTGGAATGCGATCGTCGGCAACGGCGGACAGGAGAGCCAATGTGGCTGGTGCAAGGACCGTTGGGGCATCTCCTGGCAGATCAGCCCACGCATGCTGATCGAAGCGGTGACCAGCCAGGACAAGGCACTGGCCAAGCGCGCCTTCAACGCAATGATGCCGATGAAGAAGATCGACATCGCCACCATCGAAGCGGCAATCAAAAAAGGGGACGGAGGGAATTAAGTCGTTCCCCCCCATGCCCTGTGCTCAGATGCAGATTGCGACTTAATCCCCTCCGTCCCCTTTTCCGAGGTGCTGATGACCTGGGATGCGATCGTCGTTGGTGGTGGCCACAACGGCCTGGTCTGCGCGGCCTATCTGGCGCGCGGCGGAAAGAAGGTGCTGGTGCTGGAACGTCGTGGCGTTCTCGGCGGCGCGGCAGTCACCGAGGAATTCCATCCAGGCTTCCGCAATTCGGTGGCGTCATACACGGTCTCGCTGCTGCAGCCGCAGGTGATCGATGACCTGCAGCTGCATGTACATGGGCTGCGCATCGTCGCGCGTCCCGCCAACAACTTCCTGCCGTTGCCTGATGACCGCTACCTGCTGTCGGCACCAGGCCGCACCCAGGCCGAAGTAGCGAAGTTCTCCGAACGGGATGCGCAGCGCTTGCCAGCGTACGATGCGCGCCTGGAGGTCTTCGCCGACGTACTGCGCGCATGGGCTCTGCGTGCGCCACCCGACCTGGGTGTGGCGGGCGGTTGGCGTGCCCTGCCCGCCCTGTGGCAGATGGGCCGCCTCGGTCGTGAACTGGCAACGCTGGATGCCTCGCTGCGGCAGGAACTGCTGGACCTGTTCACGCTCTCGGCCGCGGAGTACCTGGATCGCTGGTTCGAGAGCGAGCCGATCAAGGCGTTGTTCGGTTTCGATGGCATCGTCGGCAACTACGCCAGTCCATACACGCCCGGCAGCGCCTACGTGCTGCTGCACCACGTGTTCGGCCAGTGCAATGGCGTGAAGGGTGCCTGGGGCCACGCGATCGGCGGCATGGGCGCGATCAGCCAGGCGATTGCGGCCTCGGCACGCGAGGCCGGTGCGCAGCTTCGCGTGGATGCAGGTGTGCGGCGCGTGCTGGTCGAACAAGGCCGCGCGGTGGGCGTGGAATTGAGCAACGGCGAAACCCTGCGTGCGCGCGTGGTGATCGCCAACGTCAATCCGAAGCTGCTGTACGAGCAGC contains:
- a CDS encoding TonB-dependent receptor, whose protein sequence is MTSRTNVARLKRTALAVVLTSFIGAAAAQSTTGSLFGNAPAGATIVVQSDSGLTRSATVDSNGRYNLGSLPVGKYTITQQRDGQTVERRENVLLRVGGGTEVSFGGGASGATTLGTVNVVAANVPKIDVSNTVSKSVVTSEQLDVLPLGRSAEAIALLAPGVVQGSGAFTNGSRSVLSFGGSSVTENAYYLNGFNASNPLNNLGGVSLPYGSIDQQETYMGGYSASYGRSTGGVINQLGKRGTNEWHFGVQTTWSPDSLAASAATVMYPNRQLPDRYSYTDDALAGKLYRYRKDDVATRTTYSGYASGPLIEDRLFIHLAAEKDRVEGVSTNSEAASQQVRNHYTIDSPKFYGKIDWNINDSNTLEYTRVQNTDRDGGYYRSFDYDDLSEGDRTGTFPNTTKVKDDYDIFKYTGYLTNDLTLSAVWGRSKQSNLESNPANSLNPYLSSPGTQDPSITGGRPIRNDQPELYQKADDAGSKTRGLRIDLQYRLGDHELTAGIDNMYYQGHNEGQSMTGPGYAWIYGRVEPGESPSPGFDITPPPGDGYFVQKYIFSTTTSMSVKQKAYYVEDRWQVTPNWLLTIGVRNDKFTNYNSAAVAYVESGDQWAPRLGASWDVFGDSSLKVFANLGRYYLALPNSVAIRGASASTYTREYFAYSGIDANGVPTGLTALGPGPVSSNDEYGQTPDPLSVAPTDLKSQYQDELILGFEKTLGESWNSGAKFTYRRLQSAIDDTCASDRIVDKLDAMGVDSSNMEVPGCVIFNPGKTNTIMVKHADGSGYTPVRMSSSDWGFGNKKAKRDYVAIDLFIEHPLSNKWYGRLDYTWSRSFGNTEGQVKSDIGQDDVSKTQDWDAGTLMEYAGGYLANDRRHQLKGYGAYMFNDEWSASATLRIMSGMPKSCLGYYGTNESDPERYGAAYHYCAGSPSRPGDAGRQPWTTRVDLGVMYRPAFADHKLAIGLDVFNVLNQRRAVQTDAVYEDGPYTVSNTYGMGTYFSAPRSVRISASYDF
- a CDS encoding VOC family protein, producing the protein MAHKNTICVWYDNGALEAATFYSGLLPDSAVTAVHHAPGDYPDGKEGNVLTVEFTVCGIPCVGLNGGTAFTHSEAFSFQIQTEDQAETDRLWNAIVGNGGQESQCGWCKDRWGISWQISPRMLIEAVTSQDKALAKRAFNAMMPMKKIDIATIEAAIKKGDGGN
- a CDS encoding phytoene desaturase family protein yields the protein MTWDAIVVGGGHNGLVCAAYLARGGKKVLVLERRGVLGGAAVTEEFHPGFRNSVASYTVSLLQPQVIDDLQLHVHGLRIVARPANNFLPLPDDRYLLSAPGRTQAEVAKFSERDAQRLPAYDARLEVFADVLRAWALRAPPDLGVAGGWRALPALWQMGRLGRELATLDASLRQELLDLFTLSAAEYLDRWFESEPIKALFGFDGIVGNYASPYTPGSAYVLLHHVFGQCNGVKGAWGHAIGGMGAISQAIAASAREAGAQLRVDAGVRRVLVEQGRAVGVELSNGETLRARVVIANVNPKLLYEQLLEPAQVPAATRERMENWRCGSGTFRMNVALSRLPDFRALPGPGEHLSAGIIMAPSLDYMDRAWLDARREGWSREPIVEMLIPSTLDDSLAPPGQHVASLFCQHVAPVLPDGRHWDDHRETVADLMIATVERYAPGFADSVLGRQVLSPLDLERTFGLIGGDIFHGALSANQLFSARPMVGQAGYRGALPGLYLCGSGTHPGGGVTGAPGHNAAQVVLQDL